A portion of the Halobacillus ihumii genome contains these proteins:
- a CDS encoding glutamate synthase subunit beta — protein MGKPTGFMEYQRQTQDERDPVTRTKDWQDYTIPMSDEEVQRQGARCMDCGVPTCHTGMEINGSTTGCPVYHLIPEWNDLVYRGQWKEALEKEHEMNNFPEFTGFACPAPCEGACVLGINEPPVAIRTVERSIIEKGFDEGWVVPEPPENRTGKKVAVVGSGPAGLAAAAQLNKAGHTVTVFERNDRVGGLLTYGIPEMKLPYSVVERRVSLLEQEGIKFVTNTEVGRNYPVSRLREEFDSIILCGGATIPRNIEAEGRGLKGIHYAMDFLHANTKSLLDSNHEDENYISAEGRDVIVIGGGDTGTDCISTSVRHNCKSLTQFDIYDKKMESRDDLTNPWPQYPIVHRVEYGQKEAGAVFGRDPRAYSVMTKKFVGDEDGYVKEVHTINVELVFDEDGNRQRREIPGTEKVWKADLVLLAIGFSGPEQDLIEKLEIETDNRSNVKAEYGDYSTNEEGIFSAGDMRRGQSLIVWAINEGREAARECDRYLMGETVLP, from the coding sequence ATGGGAAAGCCGACTGGATTTATGGAATACCAACGTCAGACTCAAGACGAGCGAGACCCGGTAACGCGTACGAAAGATTGGCAGGACTATACGATACCAATGTCAGATGAAGAGGTTCAGAGACAGGGAGCACGCTGCATGGATTGCGGTGTCCCAACGTGTCATACAGGAATGGAGATCAACGGGTCAACGACAGGATGTCCCGTCTATCATTTAATTCCAGAATGGAACGACCTTGTTTATAGGGGCCAATGGAAGGAAGCCCTGGAAAAAGAACACGAAATGAATAATTTCCCGGAATTTACTGGATTCGCTTGTCCGGCTCCATGTGAAGGAGCTTGTGTACTGGGGATTAATGAACCACCGGTAGCTATTCGAACAGTGGAACGCTCCATCATAGAGAAAGGGTTTGACGAGGGCTGGGTAGTACCAGAGCCTCCGGAAAACCGTACCGGTAAAAAAGTGGCTGTAGTGGGCTCAGGACCAGCAGGGCTTGCTGCAGCCGCCCAGTTGAATAAAGCGGGGCATACGGTGACTGTTTTTGAGCGTAATGACCGTGTTGGGGGATTGCTTACGTACGGGATTCCGGAAATGAAGCTCCCTTATTCCGTTGTGGAACGCCGAGTTTCCTTGTTAGAACAGGAAGGAATTAAGTTTGTCACAAATACAGAGGTGGGGCGAAATTATCCAGTCTCACGCCTGCGTGAGGAGTTTGACTCTATTATTCTATGTGGCGGGGCAACGATCCCGCGTAATATTGAAGCTGAAGGAAGAGGATTGAAAGGTATCCATTATGCAATGGATTTCCTTCATGCCAACACAAAGAGCTTACTAGATTCAAACCACGAGGATGAAAATTATATTTCAGCTGAAGGGAGAGACGTTATTGTGATCGGAGGAGGAGACACAGGGACTGACTGTATCTCAACCTCTGTCCGTCATAACTGTAAGAGTCTGACTCAATTCGATATTTACGATAAGAAAATGGAGTCTCGTGATGACTTGACAAACCCATGGCCTCAATATCCAATTGTCCACCGTGTCGAGTATGGCCAGAAGGAAGCAGGAGCTGTATTTGGCCGTGACCCAAGGGCTTATTCAGTGATGACAAAGAAGTTCGTCGGGGATGAGGATGGTTACGTTAAAGAAGTCCACACAATTAATGTGGAATTAGTCTTTGATGAAGACGGTAATCGTCAACGAAGGGAGATTCCAGGTACAGAAAAAGTATGGAAGGCTGACCTTGTACTGTTAGCAATAGGCTTCAGCGGCCCTGAACAAGATCTTATTGAAAAACTTGAAATTGAAACAGACAATCGCTCGAATGTGAAGGCGGAATACGGAGATTACTCGACTAATGAGGAAGGGATTTTCTCAGCTGGCGATATGCGCCGCGGACAAAGCTTGATCGTTTGGGCGATTAATGAGGGAAGAGAAGCTGCCCGTGAATGTGATCGCTATTTAATGGGCGAAACGGTTTTGCCATAA
- the gltB gene encoding glutamate synthase large subunit: MQKNGYPIAQGLYHPDFEHEACGIGMIANIDGTKSHSIVENAVTILCNLEHRGGQAADISTGDGAGILTQIPHYFFEKQCEKEDIELPAEGEYGVGMLFLPYNHDKRMKCKEMFEQIVEDEGQTFLGWRTVPVNDSFVGKDAKKTKPFIRQAFIAPNKSVKNRMDFERRLYIIRKRAETTIAKMDGYDDFYLSSLSTSTIVYKGMLVPEQMDSFYIDLNHPDFKTALALVHSRFSTNTFPSWKRSHPNRYTIHNGEFNTLRGNVNWMRARQQLCESEHFSKEDLDKLLPIIDDDGSDSSMFDNAFEFLYLSGRSLAHTAMMMVPEPWSNDESINEQKKDFYEYHSCLMEPWDGPAALAYTDGKQIGACLDRNGLRPARYYVTKGGMIVLGSEVGALDIFADDIEYKDRLHPGKMLLVDLEKGKIIPDEDIKMQIAGEQPYREWLDEYKWDLADLPEPSHQPTSQVENLIDHQLAFGYTTEELNKILIPLVSDGKDPVGSMGYDSPLAVLSKKPQLLYSYFKQLFAQVTNPPIDAIREKIITMVETTIGAEGNLVDPQPDSCRKIRLQTPILTNVELEKLRQQKIEGFEAETLSILFDTTGESDQMEQTLESLFTQADQAIGNGKTLLILSDRGIDENHAAIPALLAVSGLHHHLIRQGTRTKVSLLVESGEPREVHHFATLLGYGAEGINPYLAYESLGALIDKGDINVPSLEEAVDRYIHSVSDGVIKVLSKMGISTIQSYRGAQIFEAVGVHPEVIDKYFTRTASRLGGIGLNIIEKEVRIRHDRGFGDHRTSGRKLDAGDEFQYRGNGEDHQYNPKTIHTLQHACRTNDYQLFKKYSKLLTDETNNLQSLRGLISFKQRGSIPIEEVESVEDITRRFKTGAMSYGSISQEAHEALAVAMNRVGGRSNTGEGGEDPDRFTPDENGDSRRSSIKQVASGRFGVTSDYLVNADEIQIKIAQGAKPGEGGHLPGKKVYPWIAEVRGSTPGVELISPPPHHDIYSIEDLAELIHNLKNANPRARVSVKLVSAVGVGTIAAGVAKGRADLVLISGYDGGTGAAPRTSIKHTGLPWEIGLAETHQTLMLNRLRDRIVVETDGKMMTGRDIIVATLLGAEEYGFSTAPLVVLGCVMMRVCHLDTCPVGVATQNPELRKKFGGDPEHVANFMRFIAQEARELMAELGFRTVNEMIGRTDVLRTNEAVDHWKAKGVDLSALLYQPEVDPSVGHYAMNKQDHGLDKTLDHEELIPLCKKALDHQEPVRGTGSIRNIHRVTGTTLGSEITRRYGAAGLAEDTIQLTFKGSAGQSFGAFIPRGMTLRLVGDANDYVGKGLSGGKIIVNPSRKSTFIPEENTIIGNVSLYGASAGEAYINGLAGERFCVRNSGAEVVVEGVGDHGCEYMTGGKVVVLGGTGRNFAAGMSGGVAYVLDDSKVSFENKCNQELVHVQQLTDQQEIDELQELVRKHVNYTHSPKGQRILEDWEEMVPRFKRVIPKAYLEVQNRIKTLKDQGLNNFDAEMQAFEESKQEKKPVEA, from the coding sequence ATGCAGAAGAATGGCTATCCTATAGCACAAGGATTATATCATCCAGACTTTGAACATGAGGCCTGCGGTATAGGTATGATTGCAAATATAGATGGGACAAAATCACATAGCATTGTTGAAAATGCCGTAACGATTCTTTGTAACTTGGAACACCGTGGCGGCCAGGCTGCCGACATAAGTACAGGGGATGGAGCGGGAATATTAACGCAAATCCCTCATTATTTTTTCGAGAAACAGTGTGAAAAAGAAGATATTGAACTTCCGGCTGAAGGCGAATACGGTGTAGGGATGTTATTCCTTCCTTATAATCATGATAAACGTATGAAGTGTAAGGAAATGTTTGAGCAGATTGTCGAAGATGAGGGGCAGACCTTCCTTGGCTGGCGCACAGTACCAGTTAACGATTCCTTTGTCGGCAAAGATGCTAAAAAGACTAAACCATTTATTCGGCAAGCCTTCATTGCTCCTAATAAAAGTGTAAAAAATCGAATGGACTTCGAACGCAGGTTATATATTATTCGTAAACGTGCTGAAACGACTATTGCCAAGATGGATGGTTACGATGACTTTTATTTGTCGAGCCTATCAACAAGCACCATTGTCTATAAAGGGATGCTCGTACCCGAACAAATGGATTCATTTTATATTGATTTAAATCATCCTGATTTTAAGACTGCTCTTGCTTTAGTGCATTCACGCTTTAGTACAAATACGTTCCCGAGCTGGAAACGTTCCCACCCTAACCGTTACACCATTCATAACGGTGAGTTTAATACTCTTAGAGGGAATGTGAACTGGATGAGGGCTCGCCAGCAACTTTGTGAGTCGGAACATTTCAGTAAAGAGGATCTCGATAAACTGCTGCCGATTATTGATGATGATGGCAGTGATTCCTCGATGTTTGACAATGCATTTGAATTTCTTTACTTGTCAGGGCGATCCCTAGCTCATACAGCTATGATGATGGTACCAGAACCGTGGTCAAACGATGAGTCTATCAATGAACAGAAGAAAGACTTCTATGAGTACCATAGCTGTCTCATGGAACCGTGGGATGGGCCGGCAGCACTGGCTTATACAGATGGAAAACAAATTGGTGCCTGTTTAGATCGTAATGGATTGAGACCAGCACGATACTACGTCACAAAAGGCGGCATGATTGTACTTGGTTCTGAAGTAGGAGCCTTAGACATTTTTGCTGATGATATTGAATATAAAGATCGGTTACATCCAGGAAAAATGCTGCTAGTTGATTTAGAAAAAGGCAAAATTATTCCGGATGAAGACATTAAAATGCAAATTGCCGGTGAACAACCATATCGAGAATGGCTGGATGAGTATAAATGGGATTTAGCAGATTTGCCAGAACCTTCCCATCAGCCGACTTCACAGGTTGAGAATTTGATTGATCATCAATTGGCTTTTGGATATACAACTGAGGAATTAAATAAAATATTGATTCCACTCGTTTCAGATGGGAAAGACCCAGTTGGTTCAATGGGCTACGATTCTCCGCTCGCCGTGCTATCGAAAAAACCTCAACTTTTATATAGCTACTTTAAACAGCTTTTTGCTCAGGTAACGAATCCACCGATAGATGCCATCCGTGAAAAAATCATCACAATGGTTGAAACGACAATTGGAGCGGAAGGGAATCTCGTAGACCCACAGCCGGACAGTTGTCGAAAAATCAGGCTGCAAACGCCTATATTAACAAATGTGGAATTGGAAAAGCTTCGTCAGCAGAAGATTGAAGGCTTTGAGGCCGAAACCCTTTCGATTTTATTTGATACAACAGGTGAATCTGATCAAATGGAACAGACTCTTGAGTCTCTATTTACACAGGCTGATCAAGCTATAGGGAATGGCAAGACACTGTTGATATTGTCAGACCGTGGCATCGACGAAAATCATGCGGCAATTCCTGCATTACTAGCTGTTTCAGGATTGCATCACCACTTAATTCGCCAAGGCACTAGAACAAAGGTCAGCTTGCTAGTTGAATCCGGCGAGCCGCGAGAAGTTCATCACTTCGCAACACTCCTTGGTTATGGCGCAGAAGGAATTAATCCGTATTTAGCCTACGAATCACTTGGTGCCCTTATTGACAAGGGAGATATAAACGTCCCTTCTCTGGAGGAAGCCGTTGACCGTTACATTCATTCTGTTTCAGACGGGGTTATCAAAGTTCTTTCTAAAATGGGTATCTCAACAATCCAAAGTTACCGTGGAGCACAAATTTTTGAAGCTGTAGGGGTGCATCCTGAAGTGATCGATAAGTATTTCACGCGAACAGCTTCACGTTTAGGCGGAATTGGTCTGAATATTATTGAAAAAGAGGTGCGTATACGGCACGACCGCGGTTTCGGCGACCATAGAACTAGCGGGCGGAAGCTTGATGCAGGTGATGAGTTCCAGTATCGGGGAAATGGTGAAGATCATCAATATAATCCAAAAACCATTCATACCCTGCAGCATGCATGCCGTACGAATGACTACCAGCTCTTCAAAAAGTATTCAAAGCTTCTAACTGATGAAACGAATAATTTACAGTCGTTGAGAGGATTGATCTCGTTTAAGCAGCGTGGATCTATCCCGATTGAAGAGGTAGAATCTGTGGAGGATATTACGAGAAGATTTAAAACGGGGGCTATGTCCTACGGATCGATTAGTCAGGAAGCCCATGAAGCACTGGCCGTTGCGATGAACCGTGTAGGGGGTCGCAGTAATACCGGTGAAGGTGGAGAGGATCCTGATCGCTTTACCCCGGATGAAAATGGTGATTCACGCCGAAGCTCTATTAAACAGGTCGCTTCAGGCCGCTTCGGGGTGACGAGCGATTACCTTGTAAATGCTGACGAAATTCAAATTAAGATTGCTCAAGGGGCGAAACCTGGCGAAGGTGGGCACCTTCCTGGCAAGAAGGTTTACCCATGGATTGCAGAAGTACGTGGATCAACTCCCGGTGTTGAACTGATTTCACCGCCGCCTCATCACGATATTTATTCAATTGAGGATTTAGCTGAACTGATTCACAACTTAAAAAACGCGAACCCGAGGGCACGTGTCAGTGTGAAGCTTGTTTCCGCTGTTGGTGTGGGGACTATCGCCGCTGGTGTCGCCAAAGGACGCGCAGATCTTGTCTTAATCAGTGGTTATGATGGTGGAACTGGTGCTGCACCTAGAACAAGTATCAAGCATACAGGACTGCCATGGGAAATCGGCTTAGCTGAGACCCATCAAACGTTGATGCTTAACCGCTTGCGTGATCGGATCGTTGTTGAAACAGATGGAAAAATGATGACAGGAAGAGATATTATAGTAGCCACTTTACTCGGAGCGGAGGAGTATGGATTTTCTACAGCGCCACTAGTCGTTTTAGGCTGTGTGATGATGCGCGTATGCCACCTCGACACGTGTCCTGTAGGTGTGGCCACGCAAAACCCTGAGCTAAGAAAGAAATTCGGCGGTGATCCTGAACATGTGGCCAACTTTATGCGGTTTATTGCTCAGGAAGCCAGAGAACTAATGGCTGAGCTTGGTTTTAGAACGGTTAATGAAATGATCGGGCGAACTGATGTCCTTCGAACCAATGAAGCGGTTGATCATTGGAAAGCCAAAGGTGTAGATTTATCGGCCTTGCTTTATCAGCCGGAGGTCGATCCAAGCGTAGGGCATTATGCCATGAATAAACAGGATCATGGGTTAGATAAAACACTGGACCATGAAGAACTCATTCCATTATGCAAAAAAGCACTTGATCATCAGGAGCCGGTTCGCGGTACAGGTTCGATTAGGAACATTCACCGTGTAACAGGAACTACGCTGGGCAGTGAAATTACTCGACGTTATGGTGCAGCTGGTTTAGCAGAGGATACGATCCAACTGACTTTTAAAGGCTCTGCCGGGCAAAGCTTTGGTGCATTTATTCCTCGAGGAATGACCCTTAGACTTGTCGGGGATGCCAATGATTACGTTGGAAAAGGTTTATCCGGAGGGAAAATTATCGTCAATCCATCAAGAAAATCAACCTTTATACCTGAAGAGAATACAATTATCGGTAATGTTTCACTTTATGGAGCTTCAGCTGGTGAAGCGTACATTAATGGATTGGCTGGTGAGCGCTTCTGTGTCAGAAACAGCGGGGCTGAGGTTGTTGTAGAAGGCGTAGGAGACCATGGATGTGAGTATATGACGGGTGGCAAAGTAGTTGTACTCGGCGGTACAGGCCGTAACTTTGCAGCTGGTATGTCTGGCGGGGTCGCTTATGTACTGGATGATTCAAAGGTGTCATTTGAGAATAAATGTAACCAGGAACTCGTACATGTACAACAGCTTACTGACCAACAGGAAATTGATGAATTGCAAGAACTAGTGCGAAAACATGTGAATTACACTCACAGTCCAAAAGGGCAGCGAATCCTTGAAGATTGGGAGGAAATGGTACCAAGGTTTAAACGTGTTATTCCGAAAGCTTACCTTGAAGTGCAAAATAGAATCAAAACATTGAAAGACCAGGGATTAAATAATTTTGATGCAGAAATGCAGGCTTTTGAAGAAAGTAAACAAGAGAAAAAACCTGTAGAAGCTTAA
- a CDS encoding P1 family peptidase — protein sequence MHGQNRIRDYGVTVGKLPIGYYNSITDVDGVTVGHVTLSQGEMQTGVTAILPHQGNLFKEKLIASCHILNGFGKTMGTIQMKELGTLETPILLTNTLNTGTAFLALTKYMMADNPEIGRTTGTLNPVVGECNDMYLNDIRAQFVEEHHVLSALTQTSAEFHEGAVGAGTGMVSYSLKGGVGTASREMNLEHGSYTLGVLVLANFGMLSDLKINGRAVGQELKKAIVPPSEEEDKGSIMVIIATDLPVSERQLNRIIKRSVTGLSRTGSTISNGSGDIIIGFSTAAKIPHERPSQCLTTSMIHEQDIDTAFRAAGEATEEAILNALITATHKTGRDGNERPILSDLLTKYNITF from the coding sequence ATGCATGGTCAAAATAGAATTCGGGATTATGGTGTTACGGTCGGAAAATTACCTATAGGATACTATAATTCAATTACTGATGTAGACGGAGTCACAGTTGGCCACGTCACTTTAAGCCAGGGAGAAATGCAAACCGGCGTAACTGCTATCCTCCCCCACCAAGGAAACTTATTTAAAGAAAAGCTAATTGCCTCATGTCATATTTTGAATGGGTTTGGCAAAACAATGGGAACAATTCAAATGAAGGAACTAGGAACTCTTGAAACACCAATCCTATTAACCAACACGTTAAACACCGGTACTGCCTTCTTAGCCCTGACAAAGTATATGATGGCGGACAACCCTGAAATTGGACGAACAACAGGAACACTTAACCCGGTGGTAGGGGAATGTAATGATATGTATCTCAATGATATCCGCGCCCAGTTTGTAGAAGAGCACCATGTTCTCTCAGCGTTGACTCAAACCTCTGCTGAATTTCATGAAGGAGCTGTCGGTGCTGGAACAGGAATGGTCAGTTATTCGTTGAAAGGTGGAGTTGGAACAGCTTCCAGGGAAATGAATCTAGAACATGGCAGCTACACACTCGGAGTGTTAGTGCTCGCAAATTTTGGAATGCTGAGCGATTTAAAGATTAATGGACGAGCAGTTGGACAGGAGTTAAAAAAGGCAATTGTTCCACCCTCTGAGGAAGAAGATAAAGGGTCAATTATGGTAATCATCGCTACAGATCTACCCGTATCCGAAAGGCAGTTAAATCGAATTATCAAACGATCTGTAACAGGTTTATCCCGGACTGGATCAACCATTTCGAATGGAAGCGGTGATATCATTATAGGGTTTTCTACGGCCGCAAAAATCCCCCATGAACGGCCGTCTCAATGCCTCACTACATCGATGATTCATGAACAAGACATCGACACAGCGTTCAGGGCTGCGGGAGAAGCAACGGAAGAAGCTATACTGAATGCTTTGATTACAGCCACCCATAAAACTGGACGAGATGGGAATGAAAGACCGATTTTATCAGACTTACTTACAAAGTATAATATTACGTTCTAA
- the purU gene encoding formyltetrahydrofolate deformylase: MKSYIQEHIDDFLEKNQNKGRLLIKCPDQPGIVSAMSLFLKKNGANIIESNQFTTDHEGGTFFIRMEFECPDLQEKGQVLKEQFEDIADKFSMDWEIHFLHDVKKTAIFVSKELHCLRELLLEWQSGDLMTDIVVVISNHEECREIVESFNIPFYYIPANKDIRKEVEEKQLQLLRDYDVELIVLARYMQILTPEFVAAHKAQIINIHHSFLPAFIGANPHKRAFERGVKLIGATAHYVTNDLDEGPIIEQDIIRVNHRDNVEDLKKKGRSVERSVLARGVKWALEDRLIVYENKTIVL; encoded by the coding sequence ATGAAATCATATATTCAAGAGCACATTGATGATTTTCTAGAAAAAAACCAAAATAAGGGTAGACTGCTCATTAAATGTCCTGACCAACCCGGGATTGTATCGGCCATGTCACTATTTTTAAAGAAAAATGGTGCTAACATCATCGAATCTAATCAATTTACAACGGACCATGAAGGCGGAACATTTTTCATTCGGATGGAATTTGAATGTCCAGATTTGCAAGAAAAAGGACAAGTACTAAAAGAACAATTCGAGGATATTGCTGACAAATTTTCAATGGATTGGGAAATTCATTTCCTCCATGATGTCAAAAAAACCGCTATTTTTGTATCCAAAGAACTTCATTGCTTACGTGAACTTTTGCTGGAATGGCAAAGCGGGGATCTGATGACGGATATTGTCGTTGTGATTAGTAATCATGAGGAATGCCGTGAGATTGTAGAATCCTTCAATATTCCCTTCTATTACATCCCTGCCAACAAGGATATTCGCAAAGAGGTCGAGGAAAAGCAGCTCCAGTTGTTGAGGGACTATGATGTTGAATTGATTGTGCTTGCCCGTTATATGCAAATTCTAACGCCAGAGTTTGTAGCAGCACATAAGGCACAAATTATTAATATCCACCATTCCTTCTTGCCGGCCTTTATTGGAGCTAACCCACATAAACGTGCTTTTGAACGGGGTGTAAAACTGATTGGAGCTACAGCCCATTACGTGACGAATGATTTGGACGAAGGTCCGATTATTGAACAGGATATTATACGTGTTAACCATCGTGATAATGTAGAGGACCTGAAAAAGAAAGGGCGTTCCGTTGAGCGCAGTGTGTTGGCCCGCGGTGTGAAATGGGCGTTGGAAGATCGTCTCATCGTTTACGAAAACAAGACAATTGTGCTGTAA
- a CDS encoding sigma-54 interaction domain-containing protein: MNYFIMWRLPGVLSVKGEYKDELFETILENAYHCFVVVDRKGVVTYMNKTYCRFLEVSESEVIGKHVTDVIENTRMHIVASTGKEEIADLQFIRGNHMIANRIPVMSGKEVVGAVGTVLFRDTKEWMMLNSHIKDLLLELEFYREQMRGHHGTVYSLHDIEANSPKMIQLKETIKQIAPGDVSVLLNGESGTGKELFAHSIHLLSERHTKPFVKVNCAAIPENLIESELFGYKEGAFTGAKKGGKLGKFQLADGGTLFLDEIGDMPLNVQVKLLRVLQEKEVEAVGAVHPQKIDIRIVAATNKSLEKLVEEKRFREDLFYRINVIQIDIPPLRERPEDILMLADFFLRKVTNRTGKRVTAFTSEVLERFQQYKWQGNVRELENVVEAAVHLCHSSTITMNDLPGYLQSPPLSAVGGVTLKEILENTERKAIENTLEQTSGNKLEAARRLGLGKSSFYEKLKKFQI, encoded by the coding sequence ATGAACTATTTTATTATGTGGAGGTTGCCAGGTGTGTTAAGTGTAAAAGGTGAATATAAAGACGAGCTTTTTGAAACTATTCTGGAGAATGCCTATCATTGTTTTGTAGTAGTGGATCGCAAGGGTGTCGTGACATATATGAACAAAACGTACTGCAGATTTCTGGAGGTCAGTGAATCTGAAGTGATTGGCAAACATGTAACAGATGTGATCGAAAACACTCGCATGCACATTGTCGCAAGTACTGGAAAGGAAGAAATTGCAGACCTCCAGTTCATTCGTGGTAATCACATGATTGCCAACCGGATTCCTGTGATGTCAGGGAAGGAAGTAGTTGGAGCAGTAGGAACTGTATTGTTCCGGGATACAAAAGAGTGGATGATGTTAAATAGTCACATCAAAGACTTATTGTTAGAGCTGGAGTTCTATCGTGAACAAATGAGGGGCCATCATGGTACAGTGTACTCGCTTCATGACATTGAAGCTAATTCCCCTAAAATGATACAGCTAAAGGAAACGATTAAACAAATTGCGCCTGGTGATGTGTCCGTCCTATTAAATGGGGAAAGTGGTACAGGAAAAGAATTGTTTGCTCATAGCATTCATCTGCTGAGCGAACGCCACACGAAGCCGTTTGTTAAGGTGAATTGTGCCGCAATTCCGGAGAATTTAATAGAGTCAGAATTATTCGGGTACAAAGAGGGAGCTTTTACTGGAGCGAAAAAAGGCGGGAAGTTAGGAAAGTTTCAGCTTGCAGATGGAGGGACACTTTTTCTCGATGAAATAGGAGATATGCCTCTTAATGTCCAAGTGAAGCTGTTGAGAGTTTTGCAGGAGAAAGAGGTCGAAGCAGTGGGTGCAGTTCATCCTCAAAAAATAGATATAAGAATTGTAGCGGCTACTAATAAATCCCTTGAGAAGCTAGTGGAGGAAAAGCGGTTCCGAGAGGATTTATTTTATCGGATTAATGTGATTCAAATCGATATCCCTCCTTTAAGAGAAAGACCTGAGGATATCTTGATGCTGGCCGATTTCTTTCTCCGGAAAGTTACGAATCGGACTGGGAAAAGAGTGACGGCATTCACCTCAGAAGTTCTGGAGCGATTTCAGCAGTACAAATGGCAGGGAAATGTGCGGGAACTTGAGAATGTAGTCGAGGCTGCTGTACATTTGTGTCATTCCTCTACTATTACGATGAATGATTTACCAGGATATCTGCAATCTCCTCCTCTATCTGCAGTCGGAGGTGTAACGTTGAAGGAAATATTAGAAAATACCGAACGAAAGGCAATTGAAAATACGCTAGAGCAAACTAGCGGGAATAAGCTGGAAGCTGCTCGTCGATTAGGTTTAGGTAAATCGAGCTTTTATGAAAAACTAAAAAAATTCCAAATCTAA
- the cudC gene encoding choline uptake/conversion transcriptional regulator CudC: MSNVNNDQARTSIEEAKAYVIDSLAETMDLYGVTRSAGNLYGTMYFEEDMTLDEMREKLGMSKPSMSTGVKKLQEYNIVKQTFRKGTRRQTFVAEKDFFQFFSNFFTNKLLREAKVNLDAIKQAQQKLGHLLEDKDLDEGLRQEAEHTYMKLEDSKPYYHWLQKLVDSIESGELFEMIPIDKDDE, translated from the coding sequence ATGTCGAACGTAAATAATGATCAAGCTCGTACTTCTATTGAAGAGGCGAAGGCTTATGTGATCGACTCGCTTGCGGAGACCATGGATTTATATGGTGTGACACGAAGTGCCGGTAATTTATACGGAACGATGTATTTTGAAGAGGATATGACATTAGATGAGATGCGTGAGAAACTTGGCATGAGTAAACCCAGCATGAGTACAGGCGTGAAAAAGCTGCAGGAGTACAACATTGTCAAACAAACATTTCGTAAAGGAACACGCAGGCAGACTTTTGTGGCAGAAAAGGATTTCTTTCAATTCTTCTCGAACTTTTTTACAAATAAGTTGTTGAGAGAAGCTAAAGTTAATTTGGATGCTATTAAGCAAGCACAACAAAAACTCGGCCATCTTCTCGAGGATAAAGATTTGGACGAAGGCTTAAGGCAGGAAGCAGAACACACCTATATGAAGTTGGAAGATTCCAAGCCTTACTATCATTGGCTTCAAAAGCTGGTTGATTCCATTGAGAGCGGGGAATTGTTCGAAATGATTCCCATTGATAAAGACGACGAATAA
- a CDS encoding S8 family peptidase, producing MSEVSLIPYRTEEVLETTSEVPKGIEMIEAPALWERTEQGKGNVIAVIDTGCQTDHPDLKGRIIGGKNFTTDYDGDETNFSDNNGHGTHVSGTVAAIENGSGVVGAAPQANLLILKVLTGEGSGKMQWIIDAIEYAANWTGPNGEKVRVMSMSLGGPKDIPELHTVIKDAVLKHDISVVCAAGNSGDGRGDTPEYGYPGAYNEVIQVGAVDFERNLAEFTNTNNEIDLVAPGVEILSTYLEGKYAKLSGTSMATPHVSGALALIISLAEEQFQRRMTEAEIFSQLVKRTVSLGHSKVAEGNGLLSLALQDKLDSLFSTHNRKPARSAPSYSTK from the coding sequence ATGAGTGAAGTGAGTTTGATTCCGTACCGTACGGAAGAAGTGCTGGAAACGACCTCAGAAGTACCGAAGGGAATTGAGATGATTGAAGCTCCTGCACTTTGGGAGCGTACCGAACAAGGCAAGGGGAATGTCATTGCTGTTATTGATACAGGCTGCCAGACAGATCACCCTGACCTTAAAGGTCGTATCATCGGTGGGAAAAACTTCACCACGGATTATGATGGGGACGAAACGAATTTCAGCGACAACAATGGACATGGAACTCATGTATCAGGAACTGTGGCTGCTATTGAAAATGGAAGCGGAGTAGTCGGTGCAGCTCCTCAGGCAAATCTTCTTATTTTAAAGGTGCTCACTGGTGAGGGCAGCGGTAAGATGCAATGGATCATTGATGCCATTGAGTATGCAGCAAACTGGACTGGGCCAAACGGTGAGAAAGTAAGAGTGATGTCAATGTCTCTGGGAGGCCCTAAGGACATTCCCGAACTTCACACAGTCATTAAGGATGCTGTGCTGAAACATGACATTTCAGTTGTTTGCGCTGCTGGCAATTCAGGTGATGGACGCGGAGACACACCAGAATACGGTTACCCTGGGGCTTATAATGAAGTGATTCAAGTGGGGGCTGTTGACTTTGAACGCAACCTGGCGGAGTTTACCAATACAAATAATGAGATTGACCTCGTAGCGCCTGGTGTAGAAATTCTATCAACTTATCTCGAAGGAAAGTATGCTAAGTTATCAGGAACTTCCATGGCAACCCCTCATGTATCTGGTGCTTTGGCCTTAATTATTAGTTTAGCAGAAGAGCAATTTCAGCGTCGTATGACAGAGGCTGAGATCTTTTCACAATTAGTAAAAAGAACAGTGTCTCTGGGCCATTCCAAGGTAGCAGAGGGAAATGGCCTGTTATCATTAGCACTACAAGATAAATTAGATAGTTTATTTAGTACTCATAATAGGAAACCTGCGAGATCAGCTCCATCCTATTCTACTAAATAA